The Vibrio gallaecicus genome contains a region encoding:
- the ettA gene encoding energy-dependent translational throttle protein EttA: MAEYVYTMSRVSKTVPPKRQILKDISLSFFPGAKIGVLGLNGSGKSTLLRIMAGIDTDIDGEARAQQGLNVGYLPQEPVLDESKTVREIVEEAVSDVADALKRIDAVYAAYAEPDADFDALAKEQGELEALIQAKDGHNLETALERAADALRLPEWDAKIEFLSGGERRRVAICRLLLEKPDMLLLDEPTNHLDAESVAWLEHFLVDYSGTVVAITHDRYFLDNAAGWILELDRGEGIPWEGNYTSWLEQKDERLKQEKAGESARQKTIEKELEWVRQNPKGRQAKSKARMARFEELTTGQYQKRNETNELFIPPGERLGDKVLEVKNLTKSFGDRVLIDDLSFSMPKGAIVGIVGANGAGKSTLFKMLSGAEQPDSGTVELGETVKLASVDQFRDSMDDTKTVFQEISEGADIIKINNFEIPARAYCSRFNFKGIDQQKIIGELSGGERNRVHLAKLLKAGGNVLLLDEPTNDLDVETLRALEEALLEFPGCAMVISHDRWFLDRIATHILDYRDEGQVNFYEGNYTDYTEWLKQTIGAQAAEPHRIKYKRIAK; this comes from the coding sequence ATGGCTGAATACGTATATACCATGTCTCGGGTGAGCAAAACTGTTCCACCTAAGCGTCAAATTCTTAAAGACATTTCTCTTAGCTTTTTTCCTGGCGCTAAAATCGGTGTTTTGGGTCTAAATGGTTCAGGTAAATCTACCCTACTACGTATCATGGCTGGTATTGATACTGATATCGATGGTGAGGCACGCGCACAGCAAGGTCTTAACGTCGGTTACCTACCGCAAGAGCCTGTACTTGATGAATCAAAAACAGTTCGTGAAATCGTTGAAGAAGCCGTTTCTGACGTTGCTGATGCACTTAAGCGTATTGATGCGGTTTACGCTGCTTATGCAGAACCAGATGCAGATTTCGACGCTCTTGCTAAAGAACAAGGTGAGCTAGAAGCTCTAATTCAAGCAAAAGACGGTCACAACCTAGAGACTGCTCTAGAGCGTGCAGCTGACGCACTTCGTCTTCCAGAGTGGGATGCGAAAATTGAATTCCTATCAGGTGGTGAGCGTCGTCGTGTTGCTATCTGTCGTCTGCTTCTTGAAAAACCTGACATGCTGCTTCTTGATGAACCAACCAACCACTTGGATGCAGAATCAGTAGCATGGCTTGAGCACTTCCTTGTTGATTACAGCGGTACTGTTGTGGCGATTACCCACGACCGTTACTTCCTAGACAACGCTGCTGGCTGGATTCTAGAACTTGACCGTGGCGAAGGTATTCCATGGGAAGGTAACTACACATCTTGGTTAGAGCAAAAAGATGAGCGTTTGAAGCAAGAGAAAGCTGGTGAAAGCGCTCGTCAAAAGACGATCGAGAAAGAACTGGAATGGGTTCGTCAAAACCCTAAAGGTCGTCAAGCTAAATCTAAAGCTCGTATGGCTCGTTTTGAAGAACTAACAACTGGTCAATATCAGAAACGTAACGAAACCAACGAACTGTTCATCCCGCCAGGTGAGCGTCTAGGCGACAAAGTTCTTGAAGTTAAGAACCTAACAAAATCATTTGGTGATCGCGTTCTTATCGACGACCTATCGTTCAGCATGCCTAAGGGTGCCATCGTAGGTATCGTGGGTGCTAACGGTGCAGGTAAATCGACTCTGTTCAAGATGCTAAGTGGTGCTGAACAGCCAGATTCAGGCACAGTTGAACTGGGCGAAACCGTTAAGCTTGCTTCTGTTGATCAGTTCCGTGACAGCATGGACGACACTAAAACAGTATTCCAAGAGATCTCTGAAGGCGCTGATATTATTAAGATCAACAACTTCGAAATCCCTGCACGTGCATACTGCTCTCGCTTCAACTTCAAGGGTATCGATCAGCAGAAGATTATCGGTGAATTGTCTGGTGGTGAGCGTAACCGTGTTCACTTAGCGAAACTGCTAAAAGCGGGTGGTAACGTATTACTACTCGATGAGCCTACCAATGACCTAGATGTTGAAACACTACGAGCACTTGAAGAAGCGCTTCTTGAGTTCCCTGGTTGTGCAATGGTTATCTCGCATGACCGTTGGTTCTTAGACCGTATTGCTACTCATATTCTAGATTACCGTGATGAAGGTCAGGTTAACTTCTACGAAGGCAACTATACTGACTATACTGAATGGCTAAAACAGACTATCGGTGCACAAGCTGCAGAGCCTCACCGTATTAAGTACAAGCGTATCGCTAAGTAA